The following are encoded in a window of Mycolicibacterium tusciae JS617 genomic DNA:
- a CDS encoding LLM class flavin-dependent oxidoreductase gives MQLSVLDLVPVRTDQSTSDALAASTHLAQTADRLGYTRYWIAEHHNMPSVAATSPPVVIAHLAAHTTRLRLGSGGVMLPNHAPLAVAEQFALLEAAHPGRIDLGIGRAPGSDPVTSMALRGAAGRDDRDIEAFPEYLDDVVALMGAQGVRVPIPNQRYVLKATPAAVTEPKLWLLGSSMYSAHLAAAKGLPYVFAHHFSGQGTAEALAIYRSEFRPSELAPEPLTFLTVNAVVAETHDEAVALALPNLQMMARLRTGQPLGALDLVEDAQSAVISPQAQHIAEAVLSRSVVGSPTEAAEQMRALADEFGVDEVMVNPAASARRGTDPATAPARDKTLELLSKELF, from the coding sequence ATGCAGCTTTCCGTCCTAGACCTCGTCCCGGTACGCACCGACCAGTCCACGTCGGACGCCCTTGCGGCCTCGACCCACCTGGCGCAGACCGCTGACCGGCTCGGTTACACCCGCTATTGGATCGCCGAGCACCACAACATGCCGTCGGTCGCCGCGACCAGCCCACCGGTGGTCATCGCCCATCTGGCCGCGCACACCACCCGGCTGCGGCTCGGCTCGGGTGGCGTCATGTTGCCCAACCATGCGCCGCTGGCCGTCGCCGAGCAGTTCGCGTTATTGGAGGCCGCTCACCCGGGACGAATCGACCTCGGAATCGGCCGAGCGCCGGGCTCCGACCCGGTCACGTCGATGGCACTGCGCGGCGCCGCCGGTCGCGACGATCGTGATATCGAGGCGTTTCCGGAGTATCTCGACGACGTCGTCGCCCTGATGGGCGCCCAGGGTGTTCGGGTGCCGATCCCGAACCAGCGCTATGTCCTCAAGGCGACACCGGCCGCGGTGACGGAGCCGAAGCTCTGGCTGCTGGGCTCGTCGATGTATTCGGCGCACCTGGCCGCCGCGAAGGGTCTGCCGTACGTGTTCGCGCACCATTTCTCGGGCCAGGGCACAGCCGAGGCGCTGGCCATATACCGGTCGGAGTTCCGGCCGAGCGAGCTGGCGCCCGAACCGCTGACGTTCCTCACCGTCAACGCGGTCGTGGCCGAAACACACGACGAGGCAGTTGCTCTGGCGCTGCCCAACCTGCAGATGATGGCGCGCCTGAGGACCGGTCAGCCGCTCGGGGCACTCGATCTCGTCGAGGATGCCCAATCCGCGGTGATCAGCCCGCAGGCTCAGCACATCGCCGAAGCCGTCCTGAGTCGTTCCGTGGTCGGATCTCCGACGGAGGCGGCCGAGCAGATGCGTGCGCTGGCCGACGAGTTCGGTGTCGACGAGGTCATGGTCAACCCGGCCGCGTCGGCACGCCGGGGAACCGACCCCGCGACCGCACCCGCGCGGGACAAGACGCTGGAACTGCTGTCCAAAGAGCTGTTCTGA
- a CDS encoding uracil-DNA glycosylase codes for MHSVHVKLAHPRTAALFDSPVPPGVGWPGDVASSSTPVATTPAQVRRLARVAQTLEQLDAEVSVCRACPRLVQWREDVAVVKRKAYADQPYWGRPIPGWGSPQPRVMIVGLAPAAHGGNRTGRVFTGDRSGDFLFAGLHRAGLANQALCVDAADGLALNDTRIAAAVRCAPPANAPTPAERAACAPWLDAEWRLIHSSVRVIIALGGFGWRAALDMVRNGGGAVGSPAPKFGHGATADLGDVTLIGCFHPSQQNTFTGRLTPQMLDDVFATAKRFVCD; via the coding sequence ATGCACAGTGTTCATGTGAAGCTGGCCCATCCGCGTACCGCCGCACTCTTCGACTCGCCGGTACCGCCGGGCGTCGGGTGGCCCGGTGACGTGGCCTCGTCGTCGACCCCTGTCGCGACGACGCCAGCTCAGGTGAGACGGCTGGCCCGGGTGGCTCAGACACTCGAACAACTGGACGCCGAAGTGTCGGTATGCCGAGCTTGTCCCCGGCTGGTGCAGTGGCGCGAAGACGTCGCCGTCGTCAAACGCAAGGCCTACGCCGACCAGCCGTATTGGGGACGACCGATACCGGGGTGGGGGTCACCGCAACCTCGGGTGATGATCGTGGGACTGGCGCCCGCGGCGCACGGGGGAAATCGCACCGGCAGGGTTTTCACCGGCGATCGCTCCGGGGACTTCCTCTTCGCCGGGCTGCATCGCGCAGGACTGGCGAATCAGGCACTCTGCGTCGACGCCGCGGATGGATTGGCGCTCAACGACACTCGTATCGCCGCCGCAGTACGCTGCGCGCCGCCCGCCAACGCGCCGACACCCGCGGAGCGGGCCGCATGCGCGCCGTGGCTCGATGCTGAGTGGCGACTCATACATTCGTCTGTGCGCGTCATCATCGCGCTCGGCGGGTTCGGGTGGCGGGCCGCTTTGGACATGGTTCGCAATGGCGGCGGTGCCGTTGGATCGCCCGCACCGAAATTCGGCCACGGTGCCACGGCCGACCTTGGCGACGTCACTCTCATCGGCTGCTTTCACCCCAGCCAGCAGAACACGTTCACCGGCCGGCTCACGCCACAGATGCTCGACGACGTATTCGCCACCGCCAAGCGATTTGTGTGCGATTGA
- a CDS encoding MFS transporter, producing the protein MTKSKRGPLYLILFSALMAGAGNGISIVAFPWLVLQRNGSAIEASIVAMAGTLPLLAATLIAGAAVDYLGRRRVSMISDTLSALSVAAVPVLALIYGVDVINVAVLATLAALGALFDPAGMTARETMLPEAAGRAGWTLDHANSVYEAIFNLAYIVGPGIGGLLIATLGGINTMWVTATAFVVSIISISVLKLEGTGKPDKDSLPENVWAGIVEGLKFVWHNPVLRALAFVDLAATGLYMPMESVLFPKYFTDRNEPAQLGWVLMALSIGGLIGALGYAVLSKYMSRRTTMLTALLTLGVAMTVIAFLPPLPMILVLCAVVGLVYGPIAPIYNYVMQTRAPKHLRGRVVGVMGSLAYAAGPLGLIVAGPLADTAGLHATFLALALPMLLLGVVAIFLPGLRDLDRPPPAEASVERI; encoded by the coding sequence ATGACGAAAAGCAAGCGCGGCCCGCTCTACCTGATCCTGTTCTCCGCGCTGATGGCAGGCGCCGGCAACGGCATCTCGATCGTCGCATTCCCATGGCTTGTATTGCAGCGCAACGGCTCTGCCATTGAAGCATCGATTGTCGCGATGGCCGGGACCCTGCCGCTACTTGCGGCCACCCTGATCGCGGGCGCCGCGGTGGACTATCTCGGGCGCAGGCGAGTATCGATGATCTCCGACACACTGTCCGCGTTGTCGGTGGCGGCGGTGCCTGTGCTGGCACTGATCTACGGGGTCGACGTCATCAACGTCGCGGTCCTGGCCACCCTCGCCGCGCTCGGCGCCCTATTCGATCCGGCGGGTATGACCGCCCGCGAGACGATGTTGCCCGAGGCGGCCGGTCGGGCGGGCTGGACCCTGGACCACGCCAACAGCGTCTACGAGGCGATCTTCAATCTGGCCTACATCGTGGGCCCGGGTATCGGTGGACTGCTGATCGCCACGCTCGGGGGCATCAACACCATGTGGGTGACCGCAACGGCGTTCGTCGTGTCGATCATCTCGATCAGCGTGCTGAAGTTGGAAGGCACCGGAAAGCCCGATAAGGATTCACTGCCGGAGAACGTCTGGGCGGGCATCGTCGAAGGACTGAAATTCGTCTGGCACAACCCGGTGTTGCGGGCCTTGGCTTTTGTGGACCTGGCCGCCACCGGACTCTACATGCCGATGGAATCGGTCCTTTTTCCAAAATATTTCACCGATCGCAATGAGCCCGCGCAGCTCGGATGGGTTTTGATGGCGCTGAGTATCGGCGGTCTGATCGGCGCGCTCGGGTATGCGGTGCTGTCGAAGTACATGAGCCGCCGCACAACCATGCTGACCGCGCTTCTCACGCTCGGCGTGGCGATGACCGTGATTGCGTTTCTGCCCCCGTTGCCGATGATTCTCGTACTGTGCGCTGTTGTCGGACTCGTGTACGGGCCGATCGCGCCGATCTACAACTACGTCATGCAGACGCGGGCACCAAAGCATCTGCGCGGCCGGGTGGTCGGGGTGATGGGCTCGCTCGCCTACGCCGCAGGCCCGCTGGGATTGATCGTGGCGGGCCCGCTCGCCGACACCGCCGGCCTGCATGCGACCTTCCTGGCGCTGG